The following are from one region of the Siniperca chuatsi isolate FFG_IHB_CAS linkage group LG21, ASM2008510v1, whole genome shotgun sequence genome:
- the LOC122868675 gene encoding G-protein coupled receptor 183-like, with protein MERNVSSPLILTFFSTQLPLNTTADINATVKPFSVFDGCDHQVEGIYFDLTLQCINIVVGIPANLLVIAILIHNRKEPTTSDIFLGCLAFMDAYFSAMTPVSFLNLHHWQSKAVWSAIKFSYGVKDTSGPLFLSCICLDRFVAVLFPIMFGQLKHIKYRLNLSMLVFCLTFAYSGAKVVGGLPNFEKVFTGEILAAFTWMAVCNVCILRALKKSRGAGKNEMHPMKQKAFKMVLSILYIIVFNYLPPVVLFPFEDYYSPDVFRCYVQPVGFAFLNISSTIQPLVYLSRLEKVPFLSDTCVKKCCTCVSAENNKTPPIHDPPA; from the coding sequence ATGGAGAGAAATGTATCTTCACCACTCATCTTGACCTTTTTCTCGACTCAACTCCCTCTCAATACCACCGCTGACATCAATGCCACAGTAAAACCCTTCAGTGTGTTTGATGGGTGCGATCATCAGGTAGAAGGCATTTACTTTGACCTAACCCTGCAGTGCATCAACATAGTTGTGGGAATCCCTGCCAACTTACTTGTCATTGCAATCCTCATCCACAATCGAAAAGAGCCCACCACTTCCGACATATTCTTGGGCTGCCTAGCCTTCATGGATGCCTACTTTAGTGCCATGACCCCCGTCAGCTTCCTTAACCTTCACCATTGGCAGAGCAAGGCGGTGTGGTCCGCCATTAAATTCTCCTACGGTGTGAAAGACACCAGCGGACCATTGTTTCTCTCCTGTATCTGCCTAGATCGCTTTGTGGCTGTGCTCTTTCCAATTATGTTTGGGCAGCTTAAACACATCAAGTACAGGTTGAACCTCTCAATGCTGGTATTCTGCCTCACCTTTGCCTACTCAGGAGCCAAGGTTGTGGGAGGCCTCCCCAACTTCGAGAAGGTGTTCACTGGTGAGATCCTGGCAGCATTTACTTGGATGGCTGTGTGTAATGTATGTATCCTGCGGGCCCTGAAGAAGTCCCGTGGTGCAGGGAAAAATGAGATGCACCCTATGAAGCAGAAGGCCTTCAAGATGGTGCTCTCTATCCTTTATATCATTGTGTTTAACTACCTGCCACCTGTAGTACTGTTTCCTTTTGAAGACTACTACTCCCCTGATGTGTTTCGCTGCTACGTGCAGCCTGTGGGCTTCGCTTTCCTCAACATCAGCAGCACCATCCAGCCACTTGTCTATCTGTCTCGTCTGGAGAAGGTGCCTTTCCTCTCAGACACCTGCGTTAAGAAgtgttgcacctgtgtctctgCAGAGAACAACAAAACCCCACCTATTCATGACCCACCTGCTTAG